A single window of Nocardioides kongjuensis DNA harbors:
- a CDS encoding M12 family metallo-peptidase: protein MQHALRRGTLGLAGLALAVGTLNLPAAAAPDPDVPGLTASEQRLLDADPSLDVARDGTLFAVDDWVPPAAAPDATTSDAPPPAVAETLAAAADVPTFSLHSRPGAARSIYLDFDGGSLLATNSWLLNGLNSLLFGGWSLDALTLLFSDSEQAVIREVWARVAEDFAPWDVDVTTQEPLYGGLFRVSSNDPTYGARVAFTNDGSVQTQLCGGGCGGIAWIGTYNEIASGEQHSPAWVFPASLGQKAKNMADAAAHEAGHTLGLSHDGTGSSGYYGGTPLWGPIMGSPYSSAITQWSRGDYSGANNHEDDLAVIGAHGLPLRTDEAGSTPATAADLTTLPDDGGVISTPADSDWYALTGCAGTLTATASPAGVGPDLDVTLELRDASGNVMASSAPQTYRTSTGAISGMGASLTVPLVGGPYYLAVSGGGSGPGGASGWATSGGGYDDYGSLGRYQLFMAGCAGGTGVPVPPDTEIPFDPSGDPDPAPPGLPTSRPGTPHAPSAKKGARGGRITIDVRWTPPASGGGTITGYALQVFRLDAHGRVLSRTTTGVLPGQATGAEVRLPRKGRWAVRLRARNDLGWGAYSPRSAPAKGR from the coding sequence ATGCAGCACGCCCTGCGCAGAGGGACTCTCGGACTCGCCGGACTGGCACTCGCCGTCGGCACGCTCAACCTGCCCGCCGCCGCGGCGCCCGATCCCGACGTTCCGGGCCTGACCGCGTCCGAGCAACGACTGCTGGACGCCGACCCGTCGCTGGACGTGGCGCGCGACGGCACCCTGTTCGCGGTCGACGACTGGGTCCCGCCGGCCGCCGCCCCCGATGCGACGACGTCGGACGCGCCGCCGCCGGCGGTCGCCGAGACCCTCGCCGCCGCCGCGGACGTCCCCACCTTCTCCCTGCACAGCCGACCCGGCGCGGCCCGCAGCATCTACCTCGACTTCGACGGCGGCAGCCTGCTCGCCACCAACTCGTGGCTCCTCAACGGCCTCAACAGCCTGCTGTTCGGCGGCTGGTCGCTGGACGCGCTGACGCTGCTGTTCTCGGACTCCGAGCAGGCCGTGATCCGCGAGGTGTGGGCCCGGGTCGCCGAGGACTTCGCCCCCTGGGACGTGGACGTGACCACCCAGGAGCCGCTGTACGGCGGCCTGTTCCGGGTCTCCAGCAACGACCCGACGTACGGCGCCCGCGTGGCGTTCACCAACGACGGCTCGGTGCAGACCCAGCTGTGCGGCGGTGGGTGCGGCGGCATCGCCTGGATCGGGACCTACAACGAGATCGCCTCGGGCGAGCAGCACAGCCCGGCATGGGTGTTCCCGGCCTCGCTGGGCCAGAAGGCCAAGAACATGGCGGACGCGGCCGCGCACGAGGCCGGCCACACGCTGGGTCTCTCGCACGACGGCACCGGCTCCAGCGGCTACTACGGCGGCACCCCGCTGTGGGGACCGATCATGGGCAGTCCCTACAGCTCGGCGATCACGCAGTGGTCGCGCGGCGACTACTCCGGGGCCAACAACCACGAGGACGACCTCGCGGTGATCGGCGCGCACGGACTCCCGCTGCGCACCGACGAGGCGGGCAGCACGCCCGCGACGGCCGCCGACCTGACGACGCTGCCTGATGACGGCGGCGTCATCTCGACCCCGGCGGACAGCGACTGGTACGCCCTGACCGGCTGCGCCGGCACGCTCACCGCGACCGCCTCACCGGCGGGCGTCGGGCCGGACCTCGACGTCACCCTCGAGCTGCGCGACGCCTCCGGCAACGTGATGGCCTCCAGCGCACCCCAGACCTACCGCACCTCGACCGGCGCGATCAGCGGGATGGGCGCCTCGCTCACCGTCCCCCTGGTCGGCGGCCCCTACTACCTCGCCGTGTCGGGCGGCGGCTCCGGGCCCGGTGGCGCCAGCGGCTGGGCCACCAGCGGCGGTGGGTACGACGACTACGGCAGCCTCGGCCGCTACCAGCTCTTCATGGCGGGCTGCGCCGGTGGCACCGGCGTACCCGTCCCCCCGGACACCGAGATCCCCTTCGACCCGTCCGGCGACCCCGACCCCGCGCCCCCCGGGCTGCCCACCTCCCGGCCGGGCACGCCGCACGCTCCCTCCGCGAAGAAGGGCGCCCGGGGCGGCCGGATCACCATCGACGTGCGCTGGACCCCGCCCGCCAGCGGGGGCGGCACGATCACCGGCTACGCGCTGCAGGTGTTCCGGCTCGACGCCCACGGTCGTGTCCTGTCGCGCACCACGACCGGCGTGCTGCCCGGCCAGGCCACCGGCGCCGAGGTCCGGCTGCCGCGCAAGGGCCGCTGGGCCGTGCGGCTCCGGGCCCGCAACGACCTCGGCTGGGGCGCGTACAGCCCCCGGTCGGCGCCCGCGAAGGGACGCTGA
- the prfB gene encoding peptide chain release factor 2: MAGPDYDAEIKQLTATMHTIEQVLDLPKMEREIAELGEQVAAPDLWDDQANATRVTGRLSSLQGQVERFRGLQQRIEDLGVLAELAAEESDADTLAEADAELARVKTAVEGLEVRTLLSGEYDEREAIVTIRSGAGGVDAADFAEMLMRMYTRWAERNKYPVEVYDISYAEEAGIKSAEFAIHAPYAYGTLSVEVGTHRLVRISPFDNQGRRQTSFAAVEVVPQLEQTDEIEVDENEIRVDVFRSGGPGGQSVNTTDSAVRLTHLPTGIVVSCQNEKSQLQNKAAAMIVLKAKLLAKKKAEEAALKKDLKGDVAASWGDQMRNYVLNPYQIVKDLRTGYETGNPQPVFDGEIDGFLEAGIRWRRGAEQAE, encoded by the coding sequence GTGGCAGGCCCCGACTACGACGCCGAGATCAAGCAGCTGACTGCGACGATGCACACCATCGAGCAGGTCCTCGACCTGCCCAAGATGGAGCGTGAGATCGCCGAGCTCGGCGAGCAGGTCGCCGCCCCCGACCTGTGGGACGACCAGGCCAACGCCACCCGGGTCACCGGCCGGCTCTCCTCGCTGCAGGGCCAGGTCGAGCGGTTCCGCGGCCTCCAGCAGCGCATCGAGGACCTCGGCGTCCTCGCCGAGCTCGCTGCCGAGGAGAGCGACGCCGACACCCTCGCCGAGGCCGACGCCGAGCTCGCCCGGGTCAAGACCGCCGTCGAGGGCCTCGAGGTCCGCACGCTGCTCTCCGGCGAGTACGACGAGCGCGAGGCCATCGTCACGATCCGCTCCGGCGCCGGTGGCGTCGACGCCGCCGACTTCGCCGAGATGCTGATGCGGATGTACACCCGCTGGGCCGAGCGCAACAAGTACCCCGTCGAGGTCTACGACATCTCCTACGCGGAGGAGGCCGGCATCAAGTCGGCGGAGTTCGCGATCCACGCGCCGTACGCCTACGGCACGCTGTCCGTCGAGGTCGGCACGCACCGCCTGGTCCGGATCAGCCCGTTCGACAACCAGGGCCGTCGCCAGACCTCGTTCGCCGCGGTCGAGGTCGTCCCGCAGCTCGAGCAGACCGACGAGATCGAGGTCGACGAGAACGAGATCCGCGTCGACGTGTTCCGCTCCGGCGGCCCCGGCGGCCAGTCGGTCAACACGACCGACTCCGCGGTCCGCCTCACCCACCTGCCCACCGGCATCGTGGTGTCGTGCCAGAACGAGAAGTCGCAGCTGCAGAACAAGGCCGCCGCGATGATCGTCCTCAAGGCCAAGCTCCTCGCGAAGAAGAAGGCCGAGGAGGCCGCGCTCAAGAAGGACCTCAAGGGCGACGTCGCCGCCAGCTGGGGCGACCAGATGCGCAACTACGTGCTCAACCCGTACCAGATCGTCAAGGACCTGCGCACCGGCTACGAGACCGGCAACCCGCAGCCCGTCTTCGACGGCGAGATCGACGGCTTCCTCGAGGCCGGCATCCGCTGGCGCCGCGGCGCCGAGCAGGCGGAGTAA
- a CDS encoding beta strand repeat-containing protein, with the protein MLPAPIDNTLLPAGRRRAARSFRRRMAWLSVLATIVAGLVTTTGIAPASADQASGDDAVTWNTGWAWTYQTTFQYVGDTANVTINENVTYTVAGVENFQGHSAYKLTITGTITGGSGSASTPQGNANLSNFSGSVSGTKYVRRSDLALLQEKQHQNLAAKASISIISVNITAAIDLEMTPRGGWEAIDFPIEAGQTWQNDVDVDYTGGFTYDAGSLGGSGGSPFDGTFSLDAPANVTNATASVPVGTIATRRVHSQNADASMVSTHWWSPNHRNDAQEYLKLPLDGAVLTIDRKLSNATVPAPSTSLTETLTPSLTCAGADVTVAGKLGTGAAGVPVGVTLDKSPLSPGQGISVSTTTTAGGNYTATLTAPAESDGLQKGGVRGTWGVLVTAGGVTSVSTLVVTPKNCSALTYDGATSAPQGSTATVRATLTDRTGASAAGRTVTFSLAGGATANATTDASGVAETQISVAGPPRTATLTASYAGDAGHEPASTQTSFAVGTIPTTTSVVAQPGVVTIGDPVRFTATVTPSHGGNPGGTVLFNVDGADFGSAIPLSGGQATSAQLSTLGLGYHTVIATYSGTSDHTGSTSSSVTFRVREPLLATSTSSSVSPGSAVHGQPVTLSASVTTGAGTPTGDVVFTVGGTEVGRAGVDTSGNASTVVTDLPVGSNQVVASYTGDDVYAGSTATQRTVNVAKAAVSVALAGPPGSTVSGQAAGYTATVTVEAPGGGTPAGQVQLLVDGSNVGGPVTLDNGVAVFAPVTSLGAGTHTVEARYAGNADYLAGADQLEQDVDAADTTTVVQANPSPSVQDQNVTLTASVAAVSPGTGAPSGTVTFYAGTDALGAVPLVASASGSLATLDVDDLPAGTHQVTARYAGDDDYRASESEAVAHTVIPGTAVVATTTTLTSSANPSTYGTGVRFRASVTAEGDTPAGTVQFSLDGQDLGGPVALEDGVAVSPQVDSAEPGDHTVIASFDAAPGFSGSGDILTQSVGTGTADVSITSSAASSGVGEGVQFTAEVTSQAGLAPTGVVQFSVDGHPVGSAVTLVDGAATSATLADLAPGTHTVAVLYSGDLRYGAGTADLTQVVGVIATTTGLVLDKTFAVHGDPVTLTATVTPAEGRLGSPTGAVRFTENGQVVATATLAPGAGTTAVATATVSGLTAGDHAIKAEYAGTNRFGASMSGARSIAVAKQATAIQATPAVVSLTPLLLPLGQLRATVTSGGNPLAGVPLEFRIGAKLVCTTVTNESGFAVCNAAAQVLQLTLLGGYNVTFAGDANHLSSTAHGAILK; encoded by the coding sequence ATGCTCCCTGCGCCGATCGACAACACACTCCTGCCCGCGGGCCGCCGACGCGCGGCGCGCTCCTTCCGACGACGGATGGCGTGGCTCAGCGTCCTCGCGACGATCGTCGCGGGCCTGGTCACGACGACCGGCATCGCGCCGGCGAGCGCCGACCAGGCCAGCGGCGACGACGCGGTCACGTGGAACACCGGGTGGGCGTGGACCTACCAGACGACCTTCCAGTACGTCGGCGACACCGCGAACGTCACGATCAACGAGAACGTGACCTACACGGTGGCGGGTGTCGAGAACTTCCAGGGACACAGCGCCTACAAGCTCACCATCACCGGCACCATCACCGGCGGCAGCGGCTCGGCGAGCACGCCGCAGGGCAACGCCAACCTCAGCAACTTCTCCGGTTCCGTGAGCGGCACGAAGTACGTGCGCCGCTCCGACCTGGCCCTGCTGCAGGAGAAGCAGCACCAGAACCTCGCCGCGAAGGCCTCGATCTCGATCATCTCGGTGAACATCACCGCGGCCATCGACCTCGAGATGACCCCGCGCGGCGGCTGGGAGGCCATCGACTTCCCGATCGAGGCCGGCCAGACCTGGCAGAACGACGTGGACGTCGACTACACCGGCGGCTTCACCTACGACGCCGGCAGCCTCGGCGGCAGCGGCGGCAGCCCGTTCGACGGCACGTTCTCGCTCGACGCCCCGGCCAACGTCACCAACGCGACCGCGAGCGTCCCGGTGGGCACCATCGCGACCCGCAGGGTCCACTCGCAGAACGCGGACGCCTCGATGGTGAGCACCCACTGGTGGTCGCCGAACCACCGCAACGACGCGCAGGAGTACCTCAAGCTCCCGCTCGACGGCGCCGTGCTGACCATCGACCGCAAGCTGTCCAACGCGACCGTCCCGGCCCCGTCCACCAGCCTCACCGAGACGCTCACCCCGTCCCTGACGTGTGCCGGCGCCGACGTCACCGTGGCCGGCAAGCTGGGCACCGGCGCCGCCGGCGTCCCGGTGGGCGTCACCCTCGACAAGTCGCCCCTGTCACCGGGCCAGGGCATCTCCGTGAGCACCACGACCACCGCGGGTGGCAACTACACCGCGACCCTCACCGCGCCCGCCGAGTCCGACGGCCTGCAGAAGGGCGGCGTCCGCGGCACCTGGGGCGTCCTCGTCACCGCCGGCGGCGTGACGAGCGTGTCCACGCTCGTCGTCACCCCGAAGAACTGCTCCGCCCTGACCTACGACGGCGCCACCTCCGCACCGCAGGGCAGCACCGCCACGGTCCGGGCCACGCTGACCGACCGCACCGGTGCCAGTGCCGCCGGACGCACCGTCACGTTCAGCCTCGCGGGCGGCGCGACGGCCAACGCCACGACCGACGCGTCCGGTGTCGCGGAGACCCAGATCTCGGTCGCGGGTCCCCCGCGCACCGCGACCCTGACGGCGTCGTACGCCGGCGACGCCGGCCACGAGCCCGCCTCGACGCAGACCTCGTTCGCGGTCGGCACGATCCCGACCACCACCTCCGTCGTCGCCCAGCCCGGCGTCGTGACCATCGGCGACCCGGTCCGCTTCACCGCCACGGTGACCCCGAGCCACGGAGGCAACCCGGGCGGCACCGTCCTGTTCAACGTCGACGGCGCCGACTTCGGCTCCGCGATCCCGCTCAGCGGCGGCCAGGCCACGAGCGCCCAGCTCTCGACCCTCGGCCTCGGCTACCACACCGTGATCGCCACCTACAGCGGCACCAGCGACCACACCGGCAGCACCTCGAGCTCGGTCACCTTCCGGGTCCGCGAGCCGCTGCTCGCCACCAGCACCTCCTCGTCGGTCTCCCCCGGATCGGCGGTCCACGGCCAGCCGGTCACCCTGTCCGCGAGCGTCACCACCGGCGCCGGCACCCCCACCGGTGACGTCGTCTTCACCGTCGGCGGCACCGAGGTCGGCCGCGCCGGCGTCGACACGAGCGGCAACGCCTCCACCGTGGTCACCGACCTCCCGGTCGGCTCCAACCAGGTCGTGGCCAGCTACACCGGCGACGACGTGTACGCCGGCAGCACGGCCACCCAGCGCACCGTGAACGTCGCCAAGGCAGCCGTCTCGGTCGCCCTGGCGGGCCCGCCGGGCAGCACGGTCAGCGGCCAGGCAGCGGGCTACACGGCGACCGTCACGGTCGAGGCCCCGGGCGGCGGTACGCCGGCCGGCCAGGTCCAGCTCCTCGTCGACGGCAGCAACGTCGGCGGCCCCGTCACGCTCGACAACGGCGTCGCGGTCTTCGCGCCGGTCACCTCCCTCGGTGCCGGCACCCACACCGTCGAGGCCCGCTACGCCGGCAACGCCGACTACCTCGCCGGCGCCGACCAGCTCGAGCAGGACGTCGACGCGGCCGACACCACCACCGTGGTGCAGGCGAACCCGTCGCCGTCGGTGCAGGACCAGAACGTCACCCTCACCGCCTCGGTGGCCGCCGTCAGCCCCGGCACCGGCGCGCCCAGCGGCACGGTGACCTTCTACGCCGGCACCGACGCCCTCGGTGCCGTCCCGCTCGTGGCCTCGGCCTCGGGAAGCCTCGCCACCCTCGACGTCGACGACCTGCCGGCGGGCACGCACCAGGTCACCGCCCGCTACGCCGGCGACGACGACTACCGCGCCAGCGAGTCCGAGGCCGTCGCCCACACGGTGATCCCGGGCACGGCGGTCGTGGCCACCACGACCACGCTGACGTCGAGCGCCAACCCGTCGACGTACGGCACCGGGGTGAGGTTCCGCGCGAGCGTCACCGCCGAGGGCGACACCCCGGCCGGCACCGTGCAGTTCTCGCTCGACGGCCAGGACCTCGGCGGCCCCGTGGCCCTCGAGGACGGCGTCGCGGTGAGCCCGCAGGTCGACTCCGCGGAGCCCGGTGACCACACGGTCATCGCCAGCTTCGACGCAGCGCCGGGCTTCTCCGGCAGCGGCGACATCCTCACCCAGTCGGTCGGGACCGGGACCGCGGACGTGTCCATCACCTCCTCGGCCGCCTCCTCCGGCGTCGGCGAGGGCGTCCAGTTCACCGCCGAGGTCACCTCGCAGGCCGGCCTCGCCCCGACCGGTGTCGTGCAGTTCTCGGTCGACGGCCACCCGGTCGGCTCCGCCGTCACCCTGGTGGACGGGGCCGCGACCAGCGCGACCCTCGCCGACCTGGCGCCGGGCACCCACACCGTCGCGGTGCTCTACTCGGGCGACCTGCGCTACGGCGCCGGCACCGCGGACCTGACCCAGGTCGTCGGCGTCATCGCGACCACCACCGGGCTGGTGCTCGACAAGACCTTCGCGGTCCACGGCGACCCCGTCACCCTGACCGCGACCGTGACCCCGGCCGAGGGCCGGCTCGGCTCGCCGACGGGCGCCGTCAGGTTCACCGAGAACGGGCAGGTGGTCGCGACGGCCACGCTCGCTCCCGGGGCGGGCACCACCGCCGTGGCCACCGCGACGGTCTCCGGGCTCACCGCGGGCGACCACGCGATCAAGGCGGAGTACGCCGGCACCAACCGCTTCGGCGCCAGCATGTCCGGTGCCCGCAGCATCGCGGTGGCCAAGCAGGCGACCGCGATCCAGGCCACGCCTGCAGTCGTCTCGCTGACCCCGCTGCTGCTCCCGCTCGGCCAGCTCCGGGCGACGGTGACGTCGGGTGGCAACCCGCTGGCGGGCGTACCGCTGGAGTTCCGCATCGGCGCGAAGCTCGTCTGCACCACCGTGACCAACGAGTCCGGGTTCGCCGTGTGCAACGCGGCCGCCCAGGTCCTGCAGCTCACCCTCCTCGGTGGCTACAACGTCACCTTCGCCGGTGACGCCAACCACCTCTCCTCCACGGCGCACGGCGCCATCCTGAAGTGA
- a CDS encoding beta strand repeat-containing protein, with protein sequence MIAALAATTVGLGLPVVLASSASADITAPAQNAVLRGTVTLSASGATDSGTACVGASSPYTQLQLRVPGGAEVFTNTQNGTGAKSVQVDTHAYPNGAYVARAIERNRSGFLYCPTSDKTTDRSVTIDNVTALSYTGATAGAQNTSVTVSAKLTDPNLATSVLPSRVVTFSLSGGTSVNGTTDANGVATATLPVAGPPRTASLTASFAQTAYYKGSTAQVSFDVQKNASTTTVVQPTPVVHGEAASFTAQVAATNGTSTPTGTVQFTIDGDDFGAPVPITGGAASSGSTSSLSTGNHTIGARYSGDANVAASTAATKQLTVGKAPTSTVLTSTGSPTVSGQAVTFTATVGVVSPGAGDPAGGVQFNVDGEPYGTAVALSGDHADLSISNLAPGNHTVQATYNGNGDFATSTSAELTHGVDRADTAVSVSTSNPDAVAGEPLTFTADVDVVGPGAGDPSGNVQFFADGDPIGSPVPLTGGSAVSAPVKLDAGDHLITANYEGDTRFAGATSTLDQEVAAAHTSTEVVVSPSPSVFGQSVTVTATVTPVAPATGEPGGGVQFTIDGQPGAFVTLEDGTASISTSSLSRGTHQVTATYFSSDPNFVTSTSPAVNHTVNKAATRTTVTTNAPVAVFGQPVTLTATVGALAPGAGSPSGTVTFTDGDAVLGSAPVGSATGGIASITVDSLSVGQHAVVATYDGDDSFTGSNGSVAQKVQRAQTSTVVSSTANPSPPGAAVRFTATVSPVAPGAGVPSGSVQFKVNGAALGAPVTLVDGAATSPDFANLSPGTYRISAVYSGEPRFVASTGLLDQGNGQSVVKAGTATELSSDDAEADAGQTVTFTATVRAVAPATGKPTGVVQFWDGTTLLGATSLTPAAAANTSTATFATATLAPGTHEVRASYGGSVTFEGSTESTSQVIGAGVTVVGIASSANPSSYGDRVTLSAIVSDSAPAPGKPTGTVTFRSGNNVLGTATLATVDGQQVATLDVDGLAAGTYALTATYSGDASRAGATSPELSQVVQRAATHLDDLKVINSQLFTVREVTATLRGPRNEPLAGQTLVFSTNTTVSAGYLEICRAVTDANGYAKCKVPPAIPAYVNADGFTVTFAGNANYQPATDHGGGR encoded by the coding sequence ATGATCGCGGCCCTCGCGGCCACCACCGTGGGACTCGGGCTCCCCGTCGTCCTGGCCTCGTCGGCCTCGGCCGACATCACGGCCCCGGCCCAGAACGCCGTCCTGCGTGGCACCGTCACGCTGTCCGCGAGCGGGGCGACCGACTCCGGCACGGCCTGCGTCGGCGCCAGCTCTCCCTACACGCAGCTCCAGCTGCGGGTGCCGGGCGGTGCCGAGGTGTTCACCAACACCCAGAACGGCACCGGCGCCAAGAGCGTCCAGGTCGACACGCACGCCTACCCCAACGGTGCGTACGTCGCGCGGGCGATCGAGCGGAACCGGTCGGGCTTCCTGTACTGCCCGACGTCGGACAAGACGACCGACCGCTCGGTGACGATCGACAACGTCACCGCGCTGTCCTACACCGGTGCCACCGCGGGTGCGCAGAACACCTCGGTGACGGTCTCGGCCAAGCTGACCGACCCCAACCTGGCCACGTCGGTCCTGCCGAGCCGCGTGGTCACCTTCTCCCTGTCGGGGGGCACCTCGGTCAACGGCACCACCGACGCCAACGGTGTCGCCACCGCGACGCTGCCGGTGGCCGGTCCGCCGCGGACCGCGAGCCTGACCGCCTCCTTCGCCCAGACCGCCTACTACAAGGGCTCCACGGCGCAGGTGTCGTTCGACGTCCAGAAGAACGCGTCGACGACCACGGTCGTGCAGCCCACCCCGGTCGTCCACGGTGAGGCCGCCTCGTTCACCGCCCAGGTCGCGGCGACCAACGGCACCAGCACCCCGACCGGGACCGTGCAGTTCACCATCGACGGCGACGACTTCGGCGCGCCGGTGCCGATCACGGGCGGAGCGGCGTCCTCCGGGTCGACCTCCTCGCTCAGCACCGGCAACCACACGATCGGCGCCCGCTACAGCGGTGACGCCAACGTGGCGGCCAGCACCGCGGCCACCAAGCAGCTGACCGTGGGCAAGGCACCGACGAGCACGGTGCTCACCAGCACCGGCTCGCCGACGGTCAGCGGGCAGGCGGTCACGTTCACCGCGACGGTCGGCGTGGTCTCCCCCGGCGCCGGGGACCCGGCCGGCGGTGTCCAGTTCAACGTCGACGGCGAGCCCTACGGCACCGCCGTCGCGCTGAGCGGCGACCACGCGGACCTCAGCATCAGCAACCTGGCACCCGGCAACCACACCGTGCAGGCGACGTACAACGGCAACGGCGACTTCGCCACCAGCACCTCGGCCGAGCTGACCCACGGCGTCGACCGCGCCGACACAGCGGTGAGCGTGAGCACGTCGAACCCCGACGCGGTCGCGGGCGAGCCCCTCACCTTCACCGCCGACGTCGACGTCGTCGGGCCCGGCGCGGGCGACCCGAGCGGCAACGTGCAGTTCTTCGCCGACGGCGACCCGATCGGATCGCCGGTCCCCCTCACCGGCGGCAGTGCCGTGTCGGCGCCGGTGAAGCTGGACGCGGGCGACCACCTGATCACCGCGAACTACGAGGGCGACACCCGCTTCGCAGGGGCCACCTCCACGCTCGACCAGGAGGTCGCCGCGGCCCACACCTCGACCGAGGTCGTGGTCTCCCCCAGCCCGTCGGTCTTCGGCCAGTCGGTCACCGTCACGGCGACCGTCACCCCGGTGGCGCCGGCCACCGGTGAGCCGGGCGGCGGCGTCCAGTTCACGATCGACGGCCAGCCCGGTGCGTTCGTGACGCTGGAGGACGGCACCGCGTCGATCTCCACGAGCTCGCTCTCCCGGGGCACCCACCAGGTGACGGCGACCTACTTCAGCTCCGACCCGAACTTCGTCACCAGCACCTCGCCGGCCGTGAACCACACGGTCAACAAGGCGGCCACGAGGACCACCGTCACCACCAACGCCCCGGTCGCGGTCTTCGGCCAGCCGGTGACGTTGACGGCCACCGTCGGCGCGCTCGCGCCGGGCGCCGGCTCGCCCTCGGGCACCGTCACCTTCACCGACGGGGACGCCGTCCTCGGCTCGGCCCCGGTCGGCTCGGCCACCGGCGGCATCGCGTCGATCACCGTCGACTCGCTCTCCGTCGGCCAGCACGCCGTCGTCGCGACGTACGACGGCGACGACAGCTTCACGGGCAGCAACGGCTCGGTCGCGCAGAAGGTCCAGCGGGCCCAGACCTCGACCGTCGTCTCGTCGACGGCCAACCCGTCCCCGCCCGGGGCCGCGGTCCGCTTCACCGCGACCGTGAGCCCGGTGGCGCCGGGCGCCGGCGTCCCGTCCGGATCGGTGCAGTTCAAGGTCAACGGAGCCGCCCTCGGCGCCCCGGTGACCCTCGTCGACGGCGCCGCCACCAGCCCCGACTTCGCCAACCTGTCGCCGGGCACCTACCGGATCTCGGCGGTCTACAGCGGTGAGCCGCGGTTCGTCGCCAGCACCGGACTGCTCGACCAGGGCAACGGCCAGAGCGTCGTCAAGGCCGGCACCGCCACCGAGCTGAGCTCCGACGACGCCGAGGCCGACGCCGGCCAGACGGTGACCTTCACCGCCACCGTCCGTGCGGTCGCTCCGGCCACCGGCAAGCCGACCGGCGTGGTGCAGTTCTGGGACGGCACCACCCTGCTCGGCGCGACCAGCCTGACGCCGGCCGCTGCGGCGAACACCAGCACCGCCACGTTCGCCACGGCCACGCTGGCACCCGGCACCCACGAGGTCCGGGCGTCGTACGGCGGCAGCGTGACCTTCGAGGGCTCCACCGAGTCGACCTCGCAGGTGATCGGTGCCGGCGTGACGGTGGTCGGCATCGCGTCCAGCGCCAACCCCTCGTCGTACGGCGACCGGGTGACGCTGAGCGCGATCGTGTCCGACAGCGCGCCGGCCCCCGGCAAGCCGACCGGCACGGTGACCTTCCGCTCCGGCAACAACGTCCTCGGCACGGCGACCCTGGCCACCGTGGACGGGCAGCAGGTGGCGACGCTCGACGTCGACGGCCTGGCCGCCGGCACCTACGCCCTGACGGCGACCTACTCGGGTGACGCCAGCCGGGCCGGTGCCACCTCGCCGGAGCTGAGCCAGGTCGTGCAGCGCGCAGCCACCCACCTCGACGACCTCAAGGTGATCAACTCGCAGCTGTTCACGGTCCGCGAGGTCACGGCCACGCTGCGCGGCCCGCGCAACGAGCCGCTCGCCGGGCAGACGCTGGTGTTCTCGACCAACACCACGGTGTCGGCCGGGTACCTCGAGATCTGCCGCGCGGTGACCGACGCCAACGGGTACGCCAAGTGCAAGGTGCCGCCGGCGATCCCGGCGTACGTCAACGCCGACGGCTTCACCGTGACCTTCGCCGGCAACGCCAACTACCAGCCGGCCACCGACCACGGCGGCGGCCGCTGA
- a CDS encoding pilus assembly protein TadG-related protein — protein MRWSTGSRRGSSTPLVLAFAAIVLLLVAVVVDASAAYLARQRLDALADGAALQGADLGAQGADAYAGGLATGDLAISRAEAEAAVRSYLRASGAALDHPGLQATVRVDGDRLVVELVAPVDLPLHLPGAPEQPTVRAVGSAVVDPEAGPE, from the coding sequence ATGAGGTGGTCGACCGGGAGCCGGCGCGGCAGCTCCACGCCGCTCGTCCTGGCCTTCGCCGCGATCGTGCTGCTGCTGGTCGCGGTCGTGGTCGACGCGAGTGCCGCCTACCTCGCCCGCCAGCGTCTCGACGCGCTGGCCGACGGCGCCGCGTTGCAGGGTGCCGACCTCGGTGCCCAGGGCGCCGACGCGTACGCCGGCGGGCTGGCCACCGGCGACCTCGCGATCTCGCGCGCCGAGGCCGAGGCCGCGGTCCGGTCCTACCTGCGTGCCAGCGGCGCCGCGCTCGACCACCCGGGGCTGCAGGCGACCGTGCGGGTCGACGGAGACCGGTTGGTCGTCGAGCTGGTCGCTCCCGTCGACCTGCCGCTCCACCTGCCCGGCGCGCCCGAGCAGCCGACCGTACGCGCGGTCGGCTCGGCGGTGGTCGACCCGGAGGCGGGCCCCGAGTGA
- a CDS encoding TadE/TadG family type IV pilus assembly protein yields MSRRRRTGCTDRAERGSALVDFTLVSLLLVPLVLGLVQVALVLHVRATLAAAASEGARLAATVDREPGDGVARTRAQIADALAGRYAEDVEVHRVLVDGAPGIEIVVRAEVPALGIGGPAVAMTVTGRAIEEDPR; encoded by the coding sequence GTGAGCCGCCGCCGGCGGACGGGGTGCACGGACCGCGCCGAGCGCGGTTCGGCACTGGTCGACTTCACCCTGGTCTCGCTGCTCCTCGTCCCGCTCGTGCTCGGCCTGGTCCAGGTCGCGCTCGTGCTCCACGTCCGCGCGACCCTGGCTGCTGCCGCGTCCGAGGGCGCGCGACTGGCGGCGACCGTCGACCGCGAGCCCGGGGACGGGGTGGCGCGGACCCGGGCGCAGATCGCGGATGCCCTGGCGGGCAGGTACGCCGAGGACGTCGAGGTGCACCGGGTCCTGGTCGACGGTGCCCCCGGCATCGAGATCGTGGTGCGCGCCGAGGTGCCCGCGCTCGGCATCGGCGGGCCGGCGGTCGCGATGACCGTCACCGGCCGGGCGATCGAGGAGGACCCACGGTGA